From a single Candoia aspera isolate rCanAsp1 chromosome 2, rCanAsp1.hap2, whole genome shotgun sequence genomic region:
- the SUOX gene encoding sulfite oxidase, mitochondrial — protein MSLSRSSRNGLCTLQRTYWLREMTWRTYPPTCWVRLPFCAHSTWNAAGSRRRRLMVAAGAGLGVCSILAYGNHCWQATKAEPPISTPAPSFPRFTREEVARHHDEANRVWVTYGSEVFDVTDFIELHPGGRSKILLAAGGALEPFWALYAMHKQQHVQDILQEYKVGELSPEEPPLPSPDDPYANDPPRHPALRVNTVKPFNAEPPPELLSEYFLTPNQLFFKRNHLPVPVVDPETYRLCIRSPSGQTLSLSLQDLKQNFQKHEVTATLQCAGNRRAEMNTIQNTNRLGWNIGAISNACWGGARLRDVLIQAGYQPGDKGHVCFEGLDKDHSGTVYGASIPFKKAMSPDGDVLLAYEMNGEELPRDHGFPLRVIVPGVVGARNVKWLARITVGPGESKSHWQQKDYKGFSSSVTWETVDFSKAPAIQEMSIQSAITEPTPKTSVSPGELKVKGYAWSGGGQRVIRVDVSLDGGKSWQEASLTGEEQLPGRAWAWKLWQLDTSVPAGTKELNIVCKAVDTSYNVQPECVGPIWNILGVLNNAWHRVHIRVGED, from the exons ATGTCGCTGTCCAGATCCAGCCGAAATGGTCTCTGCACTCTTCAGAGAACATACTG GTTAAGAGAAATGACTTGGAGAACCTACCCACCCACTTGCTGGGTCAGGCTCCCCTTCTGTGCCCATAGCACTTGGAACGCTGCTGGAAGCAGGAGGCGCAGGCTTATGGTAGCAGCAGGGGCAGGTCTGGGTGTATGCAGCATCTTGGCTTATGGAAATCACTGTTGGCAG GCAACAAAGGCTGAGCCTCCAATATCCACAcctgctccctccttccctcgcTTTACCCGAGAAGAGGTGGCTCGCCATCATGACGAAGCTAATCGGGTGTGGGTGACTTACGGCAGTGAGGTTTTTGATGTCACCGATTTCATAGAGCTGCATCCTGGGGGCAGAAGTAAGATTCTTCTGGCAGCAGGTGGTGCTTTGGAACCATTCTGGGCTCTCTACGCCATGCACAAACAACAGCACGTTCAGGACATCCTTCAGGAATACAAAGTGGGAGAACTGAGCCCAGAAGAGCCTCCTCTGCCAAGCCCAGACGACCCTTATGCTAACGATCCTCCAAGACACCCTGCCCTCCGAGTCAATACCGTCAAGCCCTTCAATGCAGAACCTCCTCCAGAGTTACTCTCAGAATATTTTCTGACTCCCAACCAGCTCTTCTTCAAGCGCAACCATCTTCCTGTGCCAGTTGTGGACCCTGAAACCTACCGCCTGTGTATTCGGAGTCCCTCTGGACAGACACTGTCCTTGTCTCTGCAAGACCTGAAACAGAATTTTCAAAAACATGAAGTTACAGCCACCCTACAGTGTGCTGGCAATCGTCGTGCAGAGATGAACACCATTCAGAATACCAACAGGCTCGGGTGGAACATTGGGGCCATTAGCAATGCTTGTTGGGGTGGTGCCCGGCTTCGGGATGTCCTGATACAAGCTGGGTATCAGCCAGGTGATAAGGGGCATGTCTGCTTTGAGGGCCTGGACAAGGATCATAGTGGCACTGTGTACGGAGCCTCCATCCCCTTTAAAAAAGCCATGAGTCCTGACGGGGATGTCCTGTTGGCTTATGAGATGAATGGGGAGGAGCTGCCTCGGGATCATGGGTTCCCACTCAGAGTCATTGTGCCAGGTGTAGTGGGGGCTCGTAATGTTAAATGGCTGGCCCGGATTACAGTGGGACCAGGGGAAAGCAAGAGTCACTGGCAGCAGAAGGATTACAAAGGATTCTCTAGTTCTGTAACGTGGGAGACCGTGGACTTCTCCAAGGCACCTGCCATTCAAGAGATGTCCATCCAGTCTGCCATTACTGAGCCAACTCCTAAGACCTCTGTCTCCCCTGGGGAGCTCAAGGTGAAAGGCTATGCCTGGAGTGGTGGGGGGCAAAGGGTGATCCGTGTAGATGTTTCGCTGGATGGTGGAAAAAGCTGGCAAGAGGCATCACTAACTGGTGAGGAGCAGTTGCCTGGCCGAGCTTGGGCTTGGAAGCTTTGGCAGCTGGACACTTCTGTGCCTGCTGGAACCAAGGAGTTGAACATTGTCTGCAAGGCTGTGGATACCAGCTACAATGTGCAACCTGAGTGCGTGGGGCCAATCTGGAACATTTTGGGAGTACTCAACAATGCTTGGCATCGGGTACATATCCGTGTGGGAGAGGATTGA